A genomic stretch from Calidithermus timidus DSM 17022 includes:
- a CDS encoding NAD(P)-dependent oxidoreductase, with amino-acid sequence MKVAFIGLGAMGYPMAGHLAKRYETLVYNRTPSKAQQHALEFGSKAVGLEQTAEAEIIFTCVPVSKDVDDLACALLPHLRPGTLWVDHTSGEPELAKQTAARLASKGVSYLDACLSGGVAGAINARATVMCGGSEADFERAKPVMQSYAAKIVHVGPLGAGHAVKAVNQGLLAVNLWALSEGMVALAKQGINLELALEVINASSGRSNVSENLFGQRVLSREFPNTFALGLLAKDMGICVKVLEAAGTPAPLLRQLREFFEVARREVGSADVDHTAVARLLERWAGVEIR; translated from the coding sequence ATGAAGGTGGCATTTATCGGTCTGGGCGCGATGGGCTACCCCATGGCGGGGCACCTCGCCAAGCGCTATGAGACCCTGGTCTACAACCGGACCCCAAGCAAGGCTCAGCAGCATGCCCTCGAGTTCGGCAGCAAAGCGGTGGGCCTCGAGCAGACCGCCGAGGCCGAGATCATCTTCACCTGCGTCCCCGTCTCCAAGGACGTCGATGACCTAGCCTGCGCGCTTTTGCCGCACTTGCGCCCAGGAACATTGTGGGTAGACCATACTTCGGGCGAACCCGAGTTGGCCAAGCAGACCGCAGCCCGGCTGGCGAGCAAGGGCGTGAGCTACCTCGACGCCTGCCTGTCGGGCGGGGTGGCTGGGGCCATCAACGCCAGGGCTACCGTGATGTGCGGCGGGTCCGAGGCCGACTTCGAACGGGCCAAACCGGTCATGCAGAGCTACGCGGCCAAGATCGTGCACGTGGGGCCATTGGGGGCGGGTCACGCGGTCAAGGCGGTGAACCAGGGCTTGTTGGCGGTCAACCTGTGGGCCTTGAGCGAGGGCATGGTGGCGCTGGCCAAACAGGGCATCAACCTGGAGCTGGCCCTCGAGGTCATCAATGCCTCCTCGGGCCGCTCCAATGTCTCGGAGAACCTCTTCGGGCAGCGGGTGCTCAGCCGCGAATTCCCCAACACCTTTGCCCTGGGGCTGCTGGCGAAGGACATGGGCATCTGCGTGAAGGTGCTCGAGGCCGCCGGCACACCTGCCCCTCTGCTGCGCCAACTGCGCGAGTTCTTCGAGGTCGCCAGACGCGAGGTGGGCTCGGCTGACGTGGACCATACGGCGGTGGCGAGGCTGCTCGAGCGGTGGGCGGGGGTAGAGATCAGGTAG